From a single Kitasatospora sp. NBC_00458 genomic region:
- a CDS encoding MFS transporter, whose amino-acid sequence MTTHAPARKTADKAPAAPVRSRALALAVLCAGMLMIILDGSIVTVALPAIQQDLGFTSADLTWTVNAYLIAFGGLLLLAGRLGDLVGRKKVFVAGLLLFTAASLLCALATDQGTLIAARFLQGVGGALASSVSLGMIVTLFPEPGERGRAIGAFSFVGAAGASIGQVLGGVLTEALDWHWIFLINLPLGLAAAALAWRVLAADRGPGLRGGADALGAVLITAALMLGIYAIVGTAEHGWASGRTLGLGALSAALLAGFLVRQARAAHPLLPLRMFRSRAVSGANAVQVLAVSGLFGFQILVALYLQNVLGYGAAATGLAMLPAAVAVGAVSLLLSARLNARFGERNVLLAGLALLVAALGLLVRLPVDAGYAVHLLPTMLLVGGGGLVLSGLTTLGMSGAGEADAGTASGLFNTTQQVGAALGVAVLSTLASSRAADLTAAGRPAAEALTGGFRLAFAVATGLLVAAFALTAVVLRPSK is encoded by the coding sequence ATGACCACGCACGCCCCCGCGCGGAAGACCGCCGACAAGGCGCCAGCCGCACCCGTCCGATCCCGCGCGCTCGCCCTGGCGGTGCTCTGCGCGGGAATGCTGATGATCATCCTGGACGGCTCGATCGTCACCGTCGCCCTGCCGGCCATCCAGCAGGACCTCGGCTTCACCTCCGCCGACCTCACCTGGACCGTCAACGCCTACCTGATCGCCTTCGGCGGGCTGCTGCTGCTCGCCGGCCGGCTCGGGGACCTGGTCGGCCGCAAGAAGGTGTTCGTCGCAGGCCTCCTCCTCTTCACCGCGGCCTCGCTGCTCTGCGCACTCGCCACCGACCAGGGGACGCTGATCGCCGCCCGCTTCCTCCAGGGCGTCGGCGGCGCACTGGCCTCCTCGGTCAGCCTCGGCATGATCGTCACCCTCTTCCCCGAGCCGGGCGAGCGCGGTCGCGCCATCGGGGCGTTCAGCTTCGTCGGCGCGGCCGGCGCCTCGATCGGACAGGTGCTCGGCGGCGTCCTCACCGAGGCCCTGGACTGGCACTGGATCTTCCTGATCAACCTGCCGCTCGGCCTGGCCGCCGCGGCGCTGGCCTGGCGCGTCCTGGCGGCCGACCGCGGCCCCGGGCTGCGGGGCGGCGCCGACGCCCTCGGCGCGGTCCTGATCACCGCGGCACTGATGCTCGGGATCTACGCCATCGTCGGCACCGCCGAGCACGGCTGGGCCTCCGGCCGCACCCTCGGCCTCGGCGCGCTCTCCGCCGCCCTGCTGGCCGGCTTCCTGGTCCGCCAGGCCCGCGCCGCCCACCCGCTGCTGCCGCTGCGGATGTTCCGCTCGCGCGCCGTCTCCGGTGCCAACGCGGTACAGGTGCTGGCCGTGTCCGGGCTGTTCGGCTTCCAGATCCTGGTCGCCCTCTACCTGCAGAACGTGCTCGGCTACGGCGCCGCCGCCACCGGACTCGCGATGCTCCCGGCCGCCGTCGCCGTCGGCGCCGTCTCGCTGCTGCTGTCCGCCCGGCTGAACGCCCGGTTCGGCGAGCGCAACGTGCTGCTGGCCGGCCTGGCGCTGCTGGTCGCGGCCCTCGGCCTGCTGGTCCGGCTGCCCGTCGACGCCGGCTACGCCGTCCACCTGCTGCCGACCATGCTGCTCGTCGGCGGCGGCGGACTGGTCCTCTCCGGCCTCACCACGCTGGGCATGTCCGGCGCGGGAGAGGCCGACGCGGGGACGGCCTCCGGGCTCTTCAACACCACCCAGCAGGTCGGCGCGGCGCTCGGGGTGGCCGTGCTCTCCACTCTCGCGAGCTCCCGGGCCGCCGACCTCACCGCCGCCGGCCGTCCCGCCGCCGAGGCCCTCACGGGAGGCTTCCGGCTCGCCTTCGCGGTGGCCACCGGGCTGCTCGTGGCGGCCTTCGCCCTCACCGCGGTGGTCCTGCGTCCGAGCAAGTGA
- a CDS encoding MarR family winged helix-turn-helix transcriptional regulator has product MTTSPPARQIRDISGLLDHASHVLATRMAAAFTELGITPRAYCVLFHAMEAERTQIQLAELADLDKTTMVVTVDELEKAGLAERRPSATDRRARIISVTGAGEQAVERGTAIADRVHREVLESLPGDERTVFVSALTRLVGGALAEPVESDRTVRRARRSRS; this is encoded by the coding sequence ATGACGACGAGCCCGCCCGCGCGCCAGATCCGTGACATCTCCGGCCTGCTGGACCACGCCAGCCACGTCCTGGCGACCAGGATGGCGGCCGCCTTCACCGAGCTCGGCATCACGCCGCGCGCGTACTGCGTGCTCTTCCACGCCATGGAGGCCGAGCGCACCCAGATCCAGCTGGCCGAGCTCGCCGACCTGGACAAGACCACCATGGTGGTGACCGTGGACGAGCTGGAGAAGGCCGGGCTGGCCGAGCGCCGGCCGTCCGCCACGGACCGCCGGGCCCGGATCATCTCGGTCACCGGGGCGGGCGAGCAGGCCGTCGAGCGGGGCACGGCGATCGCGGACCGGGTGCACCGGGAGGTGCTGGAGTCGCTGCCGGGGGACGAGCGGACGGTCTTCGTCTCGGCACTGACCCGGCTGGTGGGCGGGGCGCTGGCGGAGCCGGTCGAGAGCGACCGCACGGTCCGCCGGGCGCGTCGTTCCAGGAGCTGA
- a CDS encoding RICIN domain-containing protein yields MIRSRWAGARRNRTVARRSPYGALLATGALVAALGLAGTPAALADTGPAAPAAATTRPAAIVALGDSAISGEGAGTDTGDGYFPGTDGPADYCHRHPESEIFVTDIPGVTPIDLACSGAQTGDLVSDPELAKITGPGSGDFGEAKQDVQLAGVAARYDVKLVVVTIGANDDFDFSGIMMHCLAQYFPIPQGQGCRDTIGSAEIARRAQSVRPKVVAALQDIRQTMRRAGYADDSYQLVYQSYFNPITPDIRRNDYLGKVADGCPAFPEDLAWGHNWVVPLFSDALRGAAEQVPGVRYLDQRRVAFGHEVCAEWTSSPYEYTNGDVVNLSEWVRNGCDQQIGIPGLCMNMVRQSYHLRVAGYRGEGVCLGRFYARTDLPQAYCTLDQRNATSIEPLTPGRPIADVPEDGAWYQFTNAADGRALDLSGGGTYGDATNGRAAITYPATGGLNQSFVLEAKAGGSYELDFSGNRDMCLDADGGSTAPGTRVQQWRCNGGGNQHWIVKPAGNGLWKLADSQDQGKVATAAGRLDARGNPLVELAADTGAPAQLWQLTKLGIVYLHG; encoded by the coding sequence GTGATCAGGTCACGATGGGCGGGTGCGCGGCGGAACAGGACGGTCGCGCGCCGCTCCCCCTACGGCGCACTGCTGGCGACGGGCGCCCTCGTCGCCGCCCTCGGCCTCGCCGGAACCCCCGCCGCCCTCGCCGACACCGGCCCGGCCGCCCCCGCGGCCGCCACCACCCGCCCGGCCGCGATCGTCGCCCTCGGCGACAGCGCCATCTCCGGGGAGGGCGCCGGCACCGACACCGGCGACGGCTACTTCCCCGGGACCGACGGCCCCGCCGACTACTGCCACCGGCACCCCGAGTCGGAGATCTTCGTCACCGACATCCCCGGTGTCACCCCGATCGACCTCGCCTGCTCCGGCGCCCAGACCGGCGACCTGGTCAGCGACCCCGAGCTGGCGAAGATCACCGGCCCCGGCAGCGGCGACTTCGGCGAGGCCAAGCAGGACGTCCAGCTCGCCGGTGTGGCGGCCCGGTACGACGTGAAGCTGGTCGTCGTCACCATCGGCGCCAACGACGACTTCGACTTCAGCGGCATCATGATGCACTGCCTCGCGCAGTACTTCCCGATCCCCCAGGGGCAGGGCTGCCGCGACACCATCGGCAGCGCCGAGATCGCCCGGCGGGCCCAGAGCGTCCGGCCCAAGGTGGTCGCCGCGCTGCAGGACATCCGGCAGACCATGCGGAGGGCCGGCTACGCCGACGACTCCTACCAGCTCGTCTACCAGTCGTACTTCAACCCGATCACCCCGGACATCCGGCGCAACGACTACCTCGGCAAGGTCGCCGACGGCTGCCCAGCCTTCCCCGAGGACCTCGCCTGGGGCCACAACTGGGTGGTGCCGCTCTTCAGCGACGCACTGCGCGGCGCGGCCGAGCAGGTGCCCGGCGTCCGCTACCTCGACCAGCGGCGGGTCGCCTTCGGGCACGAGGTCTGCGCGGAGTGGACCAGCTCCCCGTACGAGTACACCAACGGGGACGTCGTCAACCTCTCCGAGTGGGTCCGCAACGGCTGCGACCAGCAGATCGGCATCCCCGGCCTCTGCATGAACATGGTCCGGCAGTCGTACCACCTGCGGGTGGCCGGCTACCGGGGCGAGGGCGTCTGCCTCGGCCGGTTCTACGCCCGGACCGACCTCCCCCAGGCCTACTGCACGCTCGACCAGCGCAACGCCACCTCGATCGAACCGCTCACCCCCGGCCGGCCGATCGCCGACGTGCCCGAGGACGGCGCCTGGTACCAGTTCACCAACGCGGCCGACGGCCGGGCGCTGGACCTCAGCGGCGGCGGCACGTACGGGGACGCCACCAACGGCCGGGCCGCCATCACCTATCCGGCCACCGGCGGCCTCAACCAGTCCTTCGTCCTGGAGGCGAAGGCCGGCGGCAGCTACGAGCTCGACTTCAGCGGCAACCGCGACATGTGCCTGGACGCCGACGGCGGTTCGACCGCCCCCGGCACCCGCGTCCAGCAGTGGCGGTGCAACGGCGGCGGCAACCAGCACTGGATCGTGAAGCCGGCCGGCAACGGCCTCTGGAAGCTCGCCGACTCCCAGGACCAGGGCAAGGTCGCCACCGCCGCCGGCCGGCTCGACGCCCGGGGCAACCCGCTCGTCGAGCTCGCCGCCGACACCGGCGCCCCCGCCCAGCTCTGGCAGCTCACCAAGCTCGGCATCGTCTACCTGCACGGCTGA
- a CDS encoding chaplin, producing the protein MSIKKTAAVGAAVVGIVAAGAGSAMASSGAEGVAAGSPGVISGNQLQVPVHVPVNLCGNTIDIIGLLNPAFGNTCVNNG; encoded by the coding sequence ATGAGCATCAAGAAGACGGCCGCCGTCGGCGCCGCTGTGGTCGGCATCGTGGCGGCCGGTGCCGGCTCCGCGATGGCCAGCTCCGGTGCGGAGGGTGTTGCCGCGGGTTCCCCCGGTGTCATCTCCGGCAACCAGCTGCAGGTTCCGGTTCACGTCCCGGTCAACCTGTGCGGCAACACCATCGACATCATCGGTCTGCTGAACCCCGCGTTCGGCAACACCTGCGTCAACAACGGCTGA
- a CDS encoding chaplin has product MRKFAHGVLGTAATAALLAAGAGAAAAHHAHGASAEGVAAGSPGVASGNQLQVPVHIPVNLCGNSIDVVGLLNPAFGNTCVNA; this is encoded by the coding sequence ATGCGCAAGTTCGCCCACGGCGTCCTCGGCACCGCGGCCACCGCCGCCCTGCTGGCCGCCGGAGCCGGCGCCGCCGCCGCCCACCACGCCCACGGCGCGTCCGCCGAGGGCGTCGCGGCCGGCTCCCCCGGCGTGGCCTCGGGCAACCAGCTCCAGGTCCCGGTGCACATCCCGGTCAACCTGTGCGGCAACTCGATCGACGTGGTCGGCCTGCTCAACCCGGCGTTCGGCAACACCTGCGTCAACGCCTGA
- a CDS encoding chaplin — MRNLKKAAALSLATAGLVVGAAGGAFASSGAQGVAAGSPGVLSGNQIQIPVHIPVNVCGNSIGIVSILNPAFGNTCINHG; from the coding sequence ATGCGTAACCTCAAGAAGGCCGCCGCCCTGTCCCTCGCCACCGCCGGTCTGGTGGTCGGTGCGGCGGGCGGCGCGTTCGCCAGCTCCGGTGCCCAGGGCGTCGCCGCCGGCTCCCCGGGTGTGCTCTCCGGCAACCAGATCCAGATCCCGGTGCACATCCCGGTCAACGTCTGCGGCAACTCCATCGGGATCGTCAGCATCCTGAACCCGGCGTTCGGCAACACCTGCATCAACCACGGCTGA
- a CDS encoding chaplin produces the protein MQNVKKAAVLSAAAAGLVMGAAGAASASSGAEGVAAGSPGVVSGNQLQIPVHVPVNLCGNSVNVIGLLNPAFGNTCINAEADHHHVEDDC, from the coding sequence ATGCAGAACGTGAAGAAGGCCGCCGTCCTCTCCGCCGCCGCCGCCGGCCTGGTGATGGGTGCGGCGGGCGCCGCCTCCGCCAGCTCCGGTGCGGAGGGCGTCGCCGCCGGCTCGCCCGGTGTCGTCTCCGGCAACCAGCTCCAGATCCCGGTGCACGTCCCGGTCAACCTGTGCGGCAACTCCGTCAACGTCATCGGCCTGCTGAACCCGGCGTTCGGCAACACCTGCATCAACGCCGAGGCGGACCACCACCACGTCGAGGACGACTGCTGA
- a CDS encoding rodlet layer protein — translation MIQKSFAAAGLAAAALAAAAAPASAIGDSDGSAGSFQGNGGTNFTGTVGDHSPNFHFLDNANVCLPEIHNIAVGVLGVAVPVEVPIANSGGKQYCTQGQGTQTKGDSGVSHLIG, via the coding sequence ATGATCCAGAAGTCCTTCGCCGCCGCCGGGCTGGCCGCCGCCGCGCTGGCCGCCGCCGCGGCGCCGGCCTCGGCCATCGGTGACTCGGACGGCTCCGCCGGGTCCTTCCAGGGCAACGGTGGCACCAACTTCACCGGCACCGTCGGCGACCACAGCCCGAACTTCCACTTCCTGGACAACGCGAACGTCTGCCTGCCGGAGATCCACAACATCGCCGTCGGCGTGCTCGGCGTGGCCGTCCCGGTCGAGGTCCCGATCGCCAACAGCGGTGGCAAGCAGTACTGCACCCAGGGCCAGGGCACCCAGACCAAGGGCGACTCGGGCGTCTCCCACCTGATCGGCTGA
- a CDS encoding rodlet layer protein yields MIKKSLAAAGLAAAAIAMSAGSASAIADSDGSAVSVQGNGGTNQTGTHGDHSPNFHTLDNANICLPEVHNIAVAVLGVAVPVEVPILNSTPKQICNVGQNTQSSGDAGVSHLIG; encoded by the coding sequence ATGATCAAGAAGTCCCTCGCCGCCGCCGGCCTCGCCGCCGCCGCCATCGCGATGTCCGCCGGCTCGGCCTCCGCCATCGCCGACTCGGACGGCTCGGCCGTCTCGGTCCAGGGCAACGGCGGCACCAACCAGACCGGCACCCACGGCGACCACAGCCCGAACTTCCACACCCTCGACAACGCGAACATCTGCCTGCCGGAGGTCCACAACATCGCGGTCGCCGTCCTCGGCGTGGCCGTCCCGGTCGAGGTGCCGATCCTCAACAGCACCCCGAAGCAGATCTGCAACGTCGGCCAGAACACCCAGTCCTCGGGCGACGCGGGTGTCTCGCACCTGATCGGCTGA
- the hemB gene encoding porphobilinogen synthase produces MSAEFPYVRPRRLRSTPAMRRLVAETRLHPAELILPLFVREGVREPVPVTSMPGVVQHTRDTLRKAAVEAAEAGLGGLMLFGVPEVQDATGSEGTNPDGILQQAIRDVVGEVGDALVVMSDLCLDEYTDHGHCGVLAADGSVDNDATLERYAEMARVQADAGVHLVGPSGMMDGQIAVVRRALDEAGHQDVGILAYTAKYASAFYGPFREAVGSSLKGDRKSYQQDPANAREALRELELDVAEGADLVMVKPGMAYLDILRQVADASPVPVSAYQVSGEYAMVEAAAANGWIDRERMILETLTSLRRAGAEQILTYWAVEAAGMLG; encoded by the coding sequence GTGTCCGCTGAATTCCCGTACGTCCGCCCGCGCCGCCTGCGGTCGACCCCGGCGATGCGCCGCCTGGTCGCCGAGACCAGGCTGCACCCGGCGGAGCTGATCCTGCCGCTGTTCGTCCGCGAGGGCGTGCGCGAGCCGGTGCCGGTCACGTCGATGCCGGGGGTGGTCCAGCACACCCGGGACACCCTGCGGAAGGCCGCGGTCGAGGCGGCCGAGGCGGGCCTGGGCGGCCTCATGCTGTTCGGCGTCCCGGAGGTGCAGGACGCGACCGGCAGCGAGGGCACCAACCCGGACGGCATCCTGCAGCAGGCGATCCGGGACGTGGTCGGCGAGGTCGGCGACGCCCTGGTGGTCATGTCCGACCTCTGCCTGGACGAGTACACCGACCACGGCCACTGCGGCGTGCTGGCGGCCGACGGCTCGGTGGACAACGACGCGACGCTGGAGCGCTACGCCGAGATGGCCCGCGTACAGGCGGACGCCGGCGTCCACCTGGTCGGCCCGTCCGGGATGATGGACGGTCAGATCGCCGTGGTCCGGCGGGCCCTGGACGAGGCCGGCCACCAGGACGTGGGCATCCTCGCCTACACGGCCAAGTACGCCTCGGCGTTCTACGGCCCGTTCCGGGAGGCGGTCGGCTCCTCGCTGAAGGGCGACCGCAAGTCCTACCAGCAGGACCCGGCCAACGCCCGGGAGGCGCTGCGGGAGCTGGAGCTGGACGTCGCCGAGGGCGCCGACCTGGTGATGGTGAAGCCGGGCATGGCCTACCTGGACATCCTGCGCCAGGTCGCCGACGCCTCGCCGGTGCCGGTCTCGGCCTACCAGGTGTCGGGCGAGTACGCGATGGTGGAGGCGGCCGCGGCCAACGGCTGGATCGACCGGGAGCGGATGATCCTGGAGACGCTGACCTCGCTGCGCCGGGCCGGTGCCGAGCAGATCCTCACGTACTGGGCGGTCGAGGCCGCCGGGATGCTCGGGTAG
- a CDS encoding bifunctional uroporphyrinogen-III C-methyltransferase/uroporphyrinogen-III synthase translates to MSPTAATDSPFPADSPFGGVVPAAGRCTFLGAGPGDPGLLTLRAVEVLASADILVADPLTAAAVRSHCPTGVQVHTPGAEGPEFDLARLVGEAVRSGKHVVRTVDGDPGLDGCAAEEMLGCAGAGISFEVIPGVAQSVGVPAYAGVPLRGAAGTDVRFVEGAALLAGSPVDLGAPETTLVVRTTLGQLPATANALVSNGRKPESALSATLSGTTTRQRTFTATLATIAADLKAARVLPSPVSAPVDPATPVIAVVGEQVAHRASHSWFETKPLFGWNVLVPRTKEQAHGLSEQLRSYGAVPQEVPTIAVEPPRTPQQMERAIKGLVTGRYEWIAFTSVNAVRAVREKFEEYGLDARAFAGIKVAAVGETTAQALVDFGVKPDLVPSGEQSAAGLLEDWPPYDPVFDPIDRVLLPRADIATETLVAGLVELGWEVDDVTAYRTVRASPPPAETREAIKGGGFDAVLFTSSSTVRNLVGIAGKPHNVTVIACIGPATAKTAEEHGLRVDVMAPAPSAAALAQALADFGAKRRDTATAAGEPVYRPSERRPGSRRKAAR, encoded by the coding sequence ATGAGCCCCACCGCCGCCACCGACAGCCCGTTCCCGGCCGACAGCCCCTTCGGGGGCGTGGTCCCCGCCGCCGGCCGCTGCACCTTCCTGGGCGCGGGCCCCGGCGACCCGGGCCTGCTGACCCTGCGCGCGGTCGAGGTGCTGGCCTCGGCCGACATCCTGGTCGCCGACCCGCTGACCGCCGCCGCGGTGCGCAGTCACTGCCCGACCGGCGTGCAGGTGCACACCCCGGGTGCGGAGGGGCCGGAGTTCGACCTGGCCCGACTGGTCGGCGAGGCCGTGCGGTCCGGCAAGCACGTGGTGCGGACCGTCGACGGCGACCCGGGCCTGGACGGCTGTGCCGCCGAGGAGATGCTCGGCTGTGCCGGCGCGGGGATCTCCTTCGAGGTGATCCCCGGGGTCGCCCAGTCGGTCGGCGTCCCGGCCTACGCGGGCGTGCCGCTGCGCGGCGCGGCCGGCACCGACGTCCGGTTCGTCGAGGGCGCGGCCCTGCTGGCCGGCTCCCCGGTGGACCTGGGCGCGCCGGAGACCACCCTGGTGGTGCGGACCACCCTGGGACAGCTGCCGGCCACCGCCAACGCGCTGGTCTCCAACGGGCGCAAGCCGGAGTCGGCGCTGAGCGCGACGCTCTCGGGCACCACCACCCGTCAGCGCACCTTCACCGCCACCCTGGCCACCATCGCGGCGGACCTGAAGGCCGCCCGGGTGCTGCCCTCGCCGGTGTCGGCCCCGGTGGATCCGGCCACCCCGGTCATAGCCGTGGTCGGCGAGCAGGTCGCGCACCGCGCCTCGCACTCCTGGTTCGAGACCAAGCCGCTGTTCGGCTGGAACGTCCTGGTGCCGCGCACCAAGGAGCAGGCGCACGGCCTCTCGGAGCAGCTCCGCTCGTACGGCGCGGTGCCGCAGGAGGTGCCGACCATCGCGGTCGAGCCGCCGCGCACCCCGCAGCAGATGGAGCGGGCGATCAAGGGCCTGGTCACCGGCCGGTACGAGTGGATCGCCTTCACCTCGGTGAACGCGGTCCGCGCGGTGCGGGAGAAGTTCGAGGAGTACGGCCTGGACGCCCGGGCGTTCGCCGGGATCAAGGTCGCGGCGGTCGGCGAGACCACCGCGCAGGCGCTGGTCGACTTCGGCGTGAAGCCGGACCTCGTGCCGTCCGGCGAGCAGTCGGCCGCCGGCCTGCTGGAGGACTGGCCGCCGTACGACCCGGTGTTCGACCCGATCGACCGGGTGCTGCTGCCGCGCGCCGACATCGCCACCGAGACCCTGGTGGCCGGCCTGGTCGAGCTGGGCTGGGAGGTCGACGACGTGACGGCGTACCGGACGGTGCGCGCCTCGCCGCCGCCGGCCGAGACCCGCGAGGCGATCAAGGGCGGCGGGTTCGACGCGGTGCTGTTCACCTCGTCCTCGACCGTGCGGAACCTGGTCGGCATCGCCGGCAAGCCGCACAACGTGACGGTCATCGCCTGCATCGGCCCGGCCACCGCGAAGACCGCCGAGGAGCACGGCCTGCGGGTCGACGTGATGGCTCCGGCGCCGTCGGCGGCCGCGCTGGCCCAGGCGCTGGCAGACTTCGGGGCCAAGCGCCGCGACACCGCGACCGCCGCCGGTGAGCCGGTCTACCGGCCCAGCGAGCGCCGTCCCGGTTCGCGCCGCAAGGCCGCGCGCTAA
- the hemC gene encoding hydroxymethylbilane synthase: MNGQPLTGQSPDATAPLRLGTRRSALAMAQSGMVAREVTRLTGRPVELVEITTYGDTSREALAQIGGTGVFVSALRDALLEGRIDFAVHSLKDLPTAAPEGLALAAVPEREDFRDALVASDGLALDELVEKLAGAGRTARIGTGSPRRMAQLNAWARARGAQLETVAIRGNVDTRIGFVTSGELDAVVLATAGLNRLGRAAEITEHLDRELMIPAPGQGALAVECKASDTGLTAALSALDHAPTRVAVAAERALLAALEAGCSAPVAGLAVRGHENELRLEGVVGTTDGATLLKMSANGPIVLDETAERQAVALGRALADRLLDAGAAALMGERAR, from the coding sequence ATGAATGGTCAACCGCTCACCGGCCAGTCCCCGGACGCCACCGCACCCCTGCGGCTCGGCACCCGGCGCAGCGCGCTCGCCATGGCGCAGTCGGGCATGGTCGCCCGCGAGGTGACCCGCCTCACCGGGCGCCCCGTCGAGCTGGTGGAGATCACCACCTACGGCGACACCTCGCGCGAGGCCCTGGCCCAGATCGGCGGCACCGGCGTCTTCGTCTCGGCGCTGCGCGACGCGCTGCTGGAGGGCCGGATCGACTTCGCCGTGCACTCGCTCAAGGACCTGCCCACCGCCGCCCCCGAGGGACTGGCGCTGGCCGCCGTCCCCGAGCGCGAGGACTTCCGCGACGCCCTGGTGGCGAGTGACGGGCTGGCCCTGGACGAGCTGGTGGAGAAGCTGGCCGGCGCCGGCCGGACCGCGCGGATCGGCACCGGTTCGCCGCGCCGGATGGCGCAGCTGAACGCCTGGGCCCGGGCCCGCGGCGCACAGCTGGAGACGGTGGCGATCCGCGGCAACGTGGACACCCGGATCGGCTTCGTCACCTCGGGCGAGCTGGACGCGGTGGTGCTGGCCACCGCCGGCCTGAACCGGCTCGGCCGCGCCGCCGAGATCACCGAACACCTCGACCGCGAGCTGATGATCCCGGCCCCCGGCCAGGGGGCGCTCGCCGTCGAGTGCAAGGCCTCCGACACGGGGCTGACCGCCGCGCTGTCGGCCCTGGACCACGCCCCCACCCGGGTCGCGGTGGCCGCCGAGCGCGCCCTGCTGGCCGCCCTGGAGGCCGGCTGCTCCGCACCGGTCGCCGGTCTGGCGGTCCGCGGCCACGAGAACGAACTGCGGCTGGAGGGCGTGGTCGGCACCACCGACGGCGCCACCCTGCTGAAGATGTCCGCCAACGGTCCGATCGTCCTCGACGAGACCGCCGAGCGGCAGGCGGTGGCCCTCGGCCGCGCGCTGGCCGACCGGCTGCTCGACGCGGGCGCGGCCGCCCTGATGGGGGAGCGAGCCCGATGA
- a CDS encoding glutamyl-tRNA reductase — MSLLVVGLSHRTAPVGVLERAALTGEVPTRLLHDAAASATVAEAALLNTCNRIELYADVDKFHAGVAELSLLLAHHSGVDLEELTSHLYVHYEDRAVHHLFSVACGLDSMVVGEGQILGQLRDSLARAQDEHTAGRGLNELFQQALRVGKRAHSETGIDKAGQSLVTFGLEQVAAGAGEIAGKRALVVGAGSMSSLAAATLVRSGVTDLLVANRTPERAERLVEILGADVARTVELAKVPEALADVDLVISCTGAAGVVIGSEDVAAAVASRTAGTPLAFLDLAMPRDVDHAVHELPGALLVDLESLSHAHAATPGAGDVDAVSGIVAEEVTAFGAAQRAARIAPTVVALRAMASDVVAAELGRLDSRLPALDERSRAEITQTVRRVVDKLLHAPTVRVKQLAAEPGGASYADALRELFDLDPAAVHAVSGTPIGTQQPAGGGAR, encoded by the coding sequence GTGAGTCTTCTCGTCGTAGGGCTGAGCCATCGCACCGCCCCGGTCGGCGTGCTGGAGCGCGCCGCCCTGACCGGTGAGGTCCCGACCCGGCTGCTGCACGACGCGGCCGCGTCGGCGACCGTCGCCGAGGCCGCGCTGCTGAACACCTGCAACCGGATCGAGCTGTACGCCGACGTGGACAAGTTCCACGCCGGTGTCGCCGAGCTGTCGCTGCTGCTCGCCCACCACAGCGGGGTCGACCTGGAGGAGCTCACCTCCCACCTCTACGTCCACTACGAGGACCGCGCCGTCCACCACCTCTTCTCGGTGGCCTGCGGCCTGGACTCGATGGTCGTCGGCGAGGGCCAGATCCTCGGCCAGCTGCGCGACTCGCTGGCCCGGGCGCAGGACGAGCACACCGCCGGGCGCGGTCTGAACGAGCTCTTCCAGCAGGCGCTGCGGGTCGGCAAGCGGGCGCACAGCGAGACCGGCATCGACAAGGCCGGCCAGTCGCTGGTGACCTTCGGCCTGGAGCAGGTCGCGGCCGGTGCCGGCGAGATCGCCGGCAAGCGGGCGCTGGTGGTCGGCGCGGGCTCGATGAGCTCGCTGGCCGCCGCCACGCTGGTCCGCTCCGGCGTCACCGACCTGCTGGTCGCCAACCGGACGCCCGAGCGGGCCGAGCGGCTGGTCGAGATCCTCGGCGCGGACGTCGCCCGCACCGTGGAGCTGGCCAAGGTGCCCGAGGCGCTGGCCGACGTCGACCTGGTGATCTCGTGTACCGGCGCGGCCGGCGTGGTGATCGGGTCCGAGGACGTCGCCGCCGCGGTCGCGTCCCGTACCGCCGGCACCCCGCTCGCCTTCCTCGACCTGGCCATGCCGCGCGACGTCGACCACGCCGTGCACGAGCTGCCCGGCGCGCTCCTGGTCGACCTGGAGAGCCTCTCGCACGCGCACGCCGCCACCCCCGGCGCCGGCGACGTCGACGCGGTCTCCGGCATCGTCGCCGAGGAGGTCACCGCCTTCGGGGCCGCCCAGCGGGCCGCCCGGATCGCCCCGACCGTGGTGGCGCTGCGCGCGATGGCCTCCGACGTCGTCGCCGCCGAGCTCGGCCGCCTCGACTCCCGGCTGCCCGCGCTGGACGAGCGCTCCCGCGCCGAGATCACCCAGACCGTCCGGCGGGTCGTCGACAAGCTGCTGCACGCCCCGACGGTCCGGGTGAAGCAGCTCGCCGCCGAGCCGGGCGGCGCCTCCTACGCGGACGCGCTGCGCGAGCTGTTCGACCTCGACCCGGCCGCGGTGCACGCGGTCTCGGGCACCCCGATCGGCACCCAGCAGCCTGCGGGCGGGGGCGCCAGATGA